A region of the Mesoterricola sediminis genome:
CAGGGCGCGAGGCCGCAGGTGTCCAGGGCCGTGTGCACGCCCCGGGCCCGCAGGGCGCCCAGGAGGTCCGCCGTGAACCCCGCCTGGAGCAGGGGTTCGCCCCCGGACAGGGTGGCGCCGCCGCCGGACTGGTCGAAGAAGATGCGGTCCCGCAGGACCTCCTCCACGACCTCGTCCACGGTCAGGTCCCGGCCCAGCAGGGCCCGGGCCTCGGTGGGGCAGGCCCCGGCGGCGCCCGCCAGGTCCCCGGCCTCGACGGCCTCCCCGCAGGCGCCGCAGCCCACGCAGCGGGCCTCGTTGCGGACGAGGACGGGCTCCGGATCCTGGCTCTCGGGGTTGTGGCACCAGGCGCAGTCCAGGGGACAGCCCTTCAGGAAGACGGTCGTCCGGAGGCCGGGGCCGTCATGGAGGGAATAGCGCTGGATATGGAGGATCCTGCCTGGGGCACCCATGGGAGGGATTGTACCATCCGGCCGGTCAGCGGACGGGGTAGGGGGGCCGGGCGGGGAAGGCGGGGGTGGGGTTCTCCTTGAGCTGTTTCAGGAGGGTCTCCACCCCGGTCTCCAATTGACGGTCGTGGCCCGCCATCCAGGTGGCGGGGTCGTTCTCCACGCGGATATCGGGCTCGGCACCGTGGTTCTCGATCCACCAGGTCCCCTCGCGGCCGTAGAAGGCGTTGTTGGGCTGGTTGACGGACCCGCCGTCGAGGGTGGGCTGGGCGTTGACGATCCCCACCAGGCCGCCCCAGCTGGGGACGCCGACGAGGGTGCCCAGGTTGCGGGCCTTGACGTGGGCCAGGAAGGCCTCGCCGTCGCTGCCGTTCAGCTCGTTGCTGAGGAAGACGTAGCGCCCGTCGGACGCGGTGTTGGGGTAGCGGAAGGGGTTCATGCCCTGGAGGACGTTGAAGCCCACCTGGCGGTTCTCGAGCCTGGAGACGAGGAAGTACTCCGTCCAGCCGCCCCCGTTGCCGCGCACGTCCACCACGATGCCCTTCCGGTACCTGAAGGCCCGCCAGTACTTGTCGAACTGGCCGATGTTGGGGCCCGCCATGGCGGTGATGTGCATGTAGCCCAGCTGGCCGCCGCTGAGGCGCTCCACGGTCTCGATGTTGCCGGCCACCCACGCCGCGTACCGGAGGTCCATGTCCTGGGGCACCGTCTCCACCTCCAGGACCCGCGCGCCCTCGAGGGAGGGCCTGGTGTTGACGGAGATGCGGACCTTCTGGCCGCGCGTAGCCTGGAGGCGCCGGTAGACGGCCTCGGGCGCCTTCAGGGGCTCGCCGTCGATGGCCACGAGGTAGTCTCCCTCCTTCGCCTTGCCCGTCAGGGGACCCTTGAGCTCCGGCGCGTAGGGGGTGGGGCCGTAGACCTTCTCGAAGCGGTAGAAGCCCTCGGGGCCGGCCTTGAGGTCGGCGCCCAGGAGCCCCGCGGTCTTCACGGGGGCCGGGGCCTGCTGCGGGCCCTGGTCGCCCCCGCCCACGTAGGTGTGGCTCACGCACAGCTCGCCCACGAGCTGGGAGAGGAGCCAGTTCACGTCGGCGCGGCTCGTGGCCTGGGGCAGCCAGGAGCGGAAGCCCTCGCCCACGGCCTTCCAGTCCTTCCCGTGCATGTTCACGTCGTAGAAGAAGTCGCGGTACCAGCGCCAGGTGTCGCTGAAGATCTGGTTCCACTCCTGCTTCGGGTCCACGGTCACCGTGAGCCGGTCCAGGTCCACGCGTGCGGGGAGGTTGCGCGAGGCCAGGACCTGCTGGAGCCCGCCGGCGTGGAGCGCGTCGGGCCTCCTCGCCCAGAAGGCGGTGCCGCCGGGGTCCAGGCCCCATTCGGACACGGGCTCGGGCAGGGTCACTTCGGCCTTGGCCCCCTTCTCCAGGAAATGGACGGTCCACTTGGCCTGGCCCCGGGGCCGGTAGACCTCCTCGACCACGCTGTCGTCCCAGCCCTCGACGGAGGACCAGCCCACCACGCCCTTGCCGGCCTGGAGGTGGAAGAGGTTCCCGGGCTTCGCGGCGAGGCGGGTGACCCGGCCCGCCAGCCCCTCCAGGTCGATGCGGAAGGGGCCGTCGGAGGTCTCGTCCTTGCGCAGCTGGACGGCCATGACGGAGGTGGGCGCCTGCTCGATGGCGTTGGCTTCGCCCGGATCCAGCCGGATCTGGAAGTTGTTGTAGGAAAGGAAGTAGAGGGTCGTCCCATCCTGGTCGAAGCGCGGATTGAGGGCGTCGAAGAACCCGTCGGTGACCGGCGACTTCTTCCCGGTCTTCACGTTGTGCAGCCAGACGCGGGCGTTGCGGTTGTCCTCCACCAGGGTGTAGGCGATCCAGGCCGAATCCGGGGACCAGGCGTAGTCCGCCGTCTCCCAGGTGAATTCGTCGTTCTTGAGGTTGCGGCTGGTGGCGATGACCTCCCCCTTGCCGCTGGCCACGTCCACCAGGTGGAGGGCGAAGGTCTTGTCGCCGAAGAGGAGCTTCGTGCCGTCGGGGCTCCACGCCAGGTGGTACACCGTGGTGGCCAGGCCCGTGGGGATGCGGCGGGCGGGGCCCCCCTCCGCGGGGCGCACGTACAGGTCGTATTCCCCGCTCTCGTCGGAGAAGTAGGCCACCTGCTTCCCGTCGGGGGACACGGCCGGGAAGCGCTCCCGGACCCCGGAGGTGCGGGTGAGGTTCCGCGCGGGGGCGTCGGCCTCCACGGGGAGGACGAAGAGGTC
Encoded here:
- a CDS encoding glycyl-radical enzyme activating protein, giving the protein MGAPGRILHIQRYSLHDGPGLRTTVFLKGCPLDCAWCHNPESQDPEPVLVRNEARCVGCGACGEAVEAGDLAGAAGACPTEARALLGRDLTVDEVVEEVLRDRIFFDQSGGGATLSGGEPLLQAGFTADLLGALRARGVHTALDTCGLAPWQDLARAAAEADLVLFDLKHMDDGEHRKWTGAGNGPILANLEALTRAHRHVRIRIPLVPGVNDGDANIEATARFVASLPGIEGLDLLPYHGTGAAKFRRLGRTYLLDALRPPDPARVEDIAGHFRSRGIPAGVNP
- a CDS encoding S41 family peptidase, which translates into the protein MTHPIRFALVLAPAILAAQTPAPVPPRFVSFPDIHGERVVFTYDGDLWAGDVKGGPATRLTSHPGTEFAARFSPDGRWIAFSAGYDGGQNVYVMPAQGGTPRRLTWRGACQVRGWSPDGRKVLFSMAARSESRPVSQVWAVDLEGSEPEALPLGIAAQAAYSPDGGRILYNPKGQEEYYWKRYKGGQHPEIWLADLKAGTHRRVTPYVGKNAHPMWTAEGGALFVSDRGDRGVSNLYRLDLATGGAAALTSFTDYDVQWPSTDGRRVVFSQAGQLHVLDLATGAERRLDITAPSDLVRTLPRTVNAKDTLQHVSLAPGGKRFVVEARGDLFVLPVEADAPARNLTRTSGVRERFPAVSPDGKQVAYFSDESGEYDLYVRPAEGGPARRIPTGLATTVYHLAWSPDGTKLLFGDKTFALHLVDVASGKGEVIATSRNLKNDEFTWETADYAWSPDSAWIAYTLVEDNRNARVWLHNVKTGKKSPVTDGFFDALNPRFDQDGTTLYFLSYNNFQIRLDPGEANAIEQAPTSVMAVQLRKDETSDGPFRIDLEGLAGRVTRLAAKPGNLFHLQAGKGVVGWSSVEGWDDSVVEEVYRPRGQAKWTVHFLEKGAKAEVTLPEPVSEWGLDPGGTAFWARRPDALHAGGLQQVLASRNLPARVDLDRLTVTVDPKQEWNQIFSDTWRWYRDFFYDVNMHGKDWKAVGEGFRSWLPQATSRADVNWLLSQLVGELCVSHTYVGGGDQGPQQAPAPVKTAGLLGADLKAGPEGFYRFEKVYGPTPYAPELKGPLTGKAKEGDYLVAIDGEPLKAPEAVYRRLQATRGQKVRISVNTRPSLEGARVLEVETVPQDMDLRYAAWVAGNIETVERLSGGQLGYMHITAMAGPNIGQFDKYWRAFRYRKGIVVDVRGNGGGWTEYFLVSRLENRQVGFNVLQGMNPFRYPNTASDGRYVFLSNELNGSDGEAFLAHVKARNLGTLVGVPSWGGLVGIVNAQPTLDGGSVNQPNNAFYGREGTWWIENHGAEPDIRVENDPATWMAGHDRQLETGVETLLKQLKENPTPAFPARPPYPVR